Genomic DNA from Pelagibaculum spongiae:
CAAGTAGAGCCTTGGGTTTTCTTTGCCTATATCACCGATTTAGTCGAAATGATTAAGGGCTGGGAATGCTTTTTGCCGGATGCGCTAAACGAAGATGAAGCTGCTGAATTAGCTACTTTTGAATCGGATCTACAATCACTCAAAGATTATAAAGAGCAGCCCTAATTAGAAGCAACCCTGTTGTTTCAGCTGTTGCTGTGGCTGAAGTGCTGCAGCAATCGGCGAGTTTGCTTTCATCTCCAACATATATCGACACTCCATTCGCTTGGCGCGAGGAATCGGCGCTTTACGGCTTGGGTGATGCGGTAAATTTCTTTGAATATCGGTAATGGTTAACTGACTATCAAGGCAGAATAAATCGAGGTCAAACCAGGTGTCTGGCATCCAGAACTTTCGATGATCTTTTTGGGGGTAAACAAACAACAAGCCTTGCTGAGAAGAAAACTGCTCTGGCTGCAAACCACTGACACCTTGGCTGCGTGATTGGTCATTATTGGCTAGCCGGGTTTCAATAATATGGTTTTGTGGTGAGATTAACTGACAACGTGGCAGGTTATTGAATTCGCTAACTACCGATGAATTCACCAAAAATAACACCAAAGTCAAGATTTCAGTCATTGGCTACCTCTTTTGCAGTATTGCTAATGACAATAGTACATGGATACTGACAGTTACTTATCGATCCAATAAAAATAACTATAAGTCATTGATATTGAGCGTGATCAAGCAAAGTCGATTTGGATTTTGTTACATTAGCAGCTCGGCTCTCATGTCTTTTTAAAGGCGCTACCTTGACGCAGTTTATTCCAGGTTATTCTCGCGCTTGTGCCAGTCTTGATCAACAGTTGATAGACACCAAAAAGCGCATAAACCCACTAGATCAACGACGTTTGATCCGGCTGGAGACTCCTGTAGAACCCATTTCAGCACTGGAATGGCTACAGGCTCAGAGAATGCTTCCCCGCACTTACTGGCGAGATCGTGATGGCAAAGCCATTCGCGCTGGTATTGGTTATGCGGTGAAAATGCCAGTGAATGTAGCCGAGGTATCTCCTCTGCTCAAGACTGCTAGTGAGCTGCTGAAAAATTGCGATGGGGATGCGGCGATTATGTCTGCTTTCTCGTTTGACCAACAAGCCACCCAATGGGGCGGCTTTGGCTGCGGCCAGATGGTTTTACCGCGAATTGAGCTAGTAGAAAAGAATCAGCGCCATGTTTTAGCGATCAACTTGTTGCTGGAACCTGGCCAAGTTGATGCAGAACTGAATCGAGCCAGAAAATCTCTTGCCAGTTTGCAATATCCCACCGGTTTGCCTGAATTGCCGATGTTATTAGGCCAGCCTGTTCATCACCCGGCCTACAACGGCTGGCAAGATAGAGTTAAGCAGTTGCTGCAAGCTTTCAAGCGTGGCGATATGCAGAAAGTTGTACTGTCACGCTGCTCTGAATGGAAGGCCGCTCATGCACTCAGTCCGTGGCGTTTATTAGCCGACTGGGGTCAGCGTGAAGCCGAGAGTTTCCGTTTTGGCTGGCAGTTGAATGATCGAGATGCCTTTGTCAGTTGTACTCCTGAGCGATTGTTCCAGCGTCGTGGCTTATTGCTGCGTACTGAAGCTTTGGCGGGCACTGCACCGCGTAGTGAAGGCAAAGCTGAAGATCAAGCATTGGCCCAAGCACTGCTTAATGATTCAAAAAATGGCCATGAAAACCGTTTGGTGCTGGAAGATATCCACAACCGGTTACAGCCTTTGTGTCAGCAGCTAGAACACAGCCAGGACATGTCGTTGGTTCGGCTGAGTAAAGTACAACACCTACGCCACACCTTGCGTGGCGTATTGAAGAAAGACAGCGATGCCGATTTACTGCAAACCTTGCACCCTACGCCAGCCGTGGGCGGTGTTTCGCGAGAAAATGCCATGGCATGGTTGCGAAAGCACGAAGGCTATTTCCGTGGTTGGTATGCTGGTGCTGCCGGTTGTATCAAAGCAGACTCTAGCGAGTTTTGTGTCACCATTCGTAGTGTCCGAATTAAAGAAGGCAGTTTGCAGGCTTTCGCTGGTGCCGGTATTGTTGCTGGATCTAACCCACAAGCCGAATGGCAAGAAATTAATGCCAAGACTTCGGCGCTCTTATCCCTGTTCAAGCAGGAGGATCCGTGCCTCTCTCCGGTTCAACATCCAATGCAAGCGATCGATCAACGCTAAACATTCCATTTAAATTGCCGCTGGCAGCTGGATTAAACCAGTTGTTCGCTTCGATTGTGTTGGAAGAATTAGCCCGGTTAGGCGTGCAGCATATTTGCCTGGCTCCCGGTTCTCGCTCGGCACCTTTAGCGCTGGCTGCGCAAACTAGCCGCTTAAAACAGCATTGGCATTTCGATGAGCGCGGCTTGGCATTTAAAGCCCTCGGATTAGCTAAAGCCAGTGGCAAGCCGGTGGTAATTGTGACGACTTCAGGTTCTGCGGTGGCGAATTTATTACCAGCAGTGGTCGAAGCTTTTCAAACGGGCGTGCCGCTAATTTTATTAACCGCTGACCGCCCGCCCGAACTAATTAATTGCGCAGCCAATCAGGCGATTATTCAGCAAGGTATTTTTTCTAATTATCTCGCTGCAGAAACTAATTGGCTCCCCACTATTGAACAGCCAATCGCCAGCTATTTAACCGAGTTGGATCAGCTGCTGTTTAACGCTCAATCCCAACAAGCGCCGGTGCACATTAATTTAATGCTGCGCGAGCCTTTGTACCCAGGTGTTGAACAACCGATTAATCCAGAGCTGTTGAGGATTCCAGCGAGATGGTTAAATTCTGCACAGGTTTTCACTGATTATCTACAAAGTTACCCACAGCTTGAGCAATCCTACTGCAATCGCCTTGTTAGTAGCTTTTCAGCTCGCAAGGGCTTAATCATCACCGGTGACTTATCCACAGAAGATAGCCAAGCTGCGCTGCAATTATCTCAAGTGTTCGGCTGGCCATTAGTGGCTGATATTCAAAGTGGTTTGAAAGGTTTGCCGGGCGTGCTGAGCCATAGCGACTTGTTGTTGGTGAACCCCCAGAGCAAAGCTTTATTAGATCAAGCCGAGGTATTGATTCAGCTTGGGCCAAGGCTGGTGTGTAAAAGACTCGGCCAGTGGATTACTGCCAAAGCCAATGCCGGTAATTGGCACAATAGTCTGATGATTAGCCGACAACCCCAGCGACAAGATCCAGACCATCTATTCCACCAACGCTGGACAGCTGATGTTGCT
This window encodes:
- a CDS encoding DUF192 domain-containing protein, with translation MTEILTLVLFLVNSSVVSEFNNLPRCQLISPQNHIIETRLANNDQSRSQGVSGLQPEQFSSQQGLLFVYPQKDHRKFWMPDTWFDLDLFCLDSQLTITDIQRNLPHHPSRKAPIPRAKRMECRYMLEMKANSPIAAALQPQQQLKQQGCF
- a CDS encoding isochorismate synthase, with amino-acid sequence MTQFIPGYSRACASLDQQLIDTKKRINPLDQRRLIRLETPVEPISALEWLQAQRMLPRTYWRDRDGKAIRAGIGYAVKMPVNVAEVSPLLKTASELLKNCDGDAAIMSAFSFDQQATQWGGFGCGQMVLPRIELVEKNQRHVLAINLLLEPGQVDAELNRARKSLASLQYPTGLPELPMLLGQPVHHPAYNGWQDRVKQLLQAFKRGDMQKVVLSRCSEWKAAHALSPWRLLADWGQREAESFRFGWQLNDRDAFVSCTPERLFQRRGLLLRTEALAGTAPRSEGKAEDQALAQALLNDSKNGHENRLVLEDIHNRLQPLCQQLEHSQDMSLVRLSKVQHLRHTLRGVLKKDSDADLLQTLHPTPAVGGVSRENAMAWLRKHEGYFRGWYAGAAGCIKADSSEFCVTIRSVRIKEGSLQAFAGAGIVAGSNPQAEWQEINAKTSALLSLFKQEDPCLSPVQHPMQAIDQR
- the menD gene encoding 2-succinyl-5-enolpyruvyl-6-hydroxy-3-cyclohexene-1-carboxylic-acid synthase, with the protein product MPLSGSTSNASDRSTLNIPFKLPLAAGLNQLFASIVLEELARLGVQHICLAPGSRSAPLALAAQTSRLKQHWHFDERGLAFKALGLAKASGKPVVIVTTSGSAVANLLPAVVEAFQTGVPLILLTADRPPELINCAANQAIIQQGIFSNYLAAETNWLPTIEQPIASYLTELDQLLFNAQSQQAPVHINLMLREPLYPGVEQPINPELLRIPARWLNSAQVFTDYLQSYPQLEQSYCNRLVSSFSARKGLIITGDLSTEDSQAALQLSQVFGWPLVADIQSGLKGLPGVLSHSDLLLVNPQSKALLDQAEVLIQLGPRLVCKRLGQWITAKANAGNWHNSLMISRQPQRQDPDHLFHQRWTADVAKACVQLIQAIENQTIKNDGVWLKALQNQQQQLSTKLDDWLDSQQTGPADEMNISRQFLQLAPSAIFVGNSLPVRLAEMVGHGRQTSSQNTCEQLEKIQCQQVFTNRGASGIDGLLASAVGVASALQTTVTKQKFSMLLGDLSLLHDLNSLELLANFDDNFVLVVINNDGGGIFHMLPIPADSTTSTLGRDCFQRPHGRKMQQAAAMFAVDYQPVTELAQFKPVYQQALNSNLPSIIEVFTAPGSAAQQIKQLIKEFS